One window of Desulfobacca acetoxidans DSM 11109 genomic DNA carries:
- a CDS encoding AbrB/MazE/SpoVT family DNA-binding domain-containing protein — protein sequence MKTKLIPIGNSKGVRLPKPLLLQAGLTDEVELHVQDGAIVIVRASTPRAGWAKAAQELRHRKEDVLIEPLTPTIFDEKDWEW from the coding sequence ATGAAAACAAAGTTGATTCCCATTGGCAACTCAAAAGGAGTTCGGTTGCCCAAACCTCTCCTCTTACAAGCCGGTTTAACCGACGAAGTGGAACTGCATGTGCAGGATGGCGCTATTGTGATTGTGCGGGCCTCAACCCCACGCGCCGGGTGGGCTAAAGCCGCCCAGGAGTTGCGTCATCGGAAAGAAGATGTCTTGATAGAACCGCTTACCCCCACTATTTTTGACGAAAAAGATTGGGAATGGTGA
- a CDS encoding type II toxin-antitoxin system PemK/MazF family toxin, with product MEIRRGDVFLVSLDPPQGGEIQKTRPCIIISPDELNTHLRTFIVAPLTTGGHPYPFRLPCQFEGKAGFVVLDQIRTVDRGRLVRRLGELPPDVLGRILETLQEMFAP from the coding sequence ATGGAAATTCGACGCGGCGACGTGTTTTTGGTCAGTCTTGACCCGCCTCAAGGGGGCGAGATCCAAAAGACCCGCCCTTGTATCATTATTTCTCCTGATGAACTGAATACCCATTTGCGAACCTTCATCGTGGCTCCCTTGACTACAGGCGGCCATCCCTATCCCTTCCGCTTACCTTGTCAATTCGAAGGTAAAGCCGGCTTCGTGGTTCTCGACCAGATTCGCACCGTGGACCGAGGGCGTTTGGTGCGGCGACTGGGGGAACTCCCTCCTGACGTCCTGGGCCGGATATTGGAGACCTTACAGGAAATGTTTGCCCCCTAG